From the genome of Nitrosopumilus sp., one region includes:
- a CDS encoding peptidylprolyl isomerase — translation MSNKIKCSHILVEKQSESTVILEKIKAGEKFGNLAKEFSTDKGSGKKDGNLGYFTKGMMVKPFEDAAFKLQIGEISDPIKTEFGYHIIKRLG, via the coding sequence ATGAGTAATAAGATAAAATGTTCGCACATTCTTGTTGAAAAACAAAGTGAATCCACTGTAATTTTAGAAAAAATTAAAGCTGGTGAAAAATTTGGTAATCTGGCAAAAGAATTCTCAACTGACAAAGGCAGTGGAAAAAAAGACGGAAATTTGGGTTATTTTACAAAAGGCATGATGGTAAAGCCATTTGAGGACGCTGCATTCAAACTCCAAATTGGAGAAATTTCAGATCCAATCAAGACAGAATTTGGATATCACATAATCAAAAGATTAGGATGA
- a CDS encoding DEAD/DEAH box helicase, whose translation MTEFVEKKYVQKNAIEKRDYQVNLAVQATKENCIIVLPTGLGKTAVALHVIAEYLSKGTGGVLFLAPTRVLVNQHYEFLKNNLTIEDISLITGEDSIQHRARLWTSSIICATPEIARNDLNRELVSSKQFNLVIFDEVHRTVGDYAYSGIAQRFEGSSARIVGMTATLPSEKEKATEILTKLRITSVAERTEDSPDVKPYTQKTETEWINVELPAELKEIQTLIKLALDERYDTLRKNGIRLTEQQSLSALLKNRPFVLSQNRSSAKPLFTAIRIHYALNILEAHGITPFLKFCNRAKSKKGIGVKDLFELDPNFTRAISLAKEAQSHGIEHSKIPKLKEIIESVPGKVLIFTSYRDSVDLIFDQLTKLGISAGILIGKSGVTGLKQKKQIETVQNFRDGLFRALVATRVGEEGLDIAEVNQVIFYDNVPSSVRFIQRRGRTGRKDTGKLVVLIAKNTIDETYYWIGRRKMTAAKSMGSQMTQVLEKNQGIESKKTGLDAFL comes from the coding sequence ATGACAGAATTTGTTGAAAAAAAATATGTTCAAAAAAATGCTATCGAAAAAAGAGACTATCAGGTAAATCTTGCAGTGCAGGCAACAAAGGAAAACTGCATCATCGTGTTACCTACAGGTCTAGGAAAAACAGCCGTCGCATTACACGTGATTGCAGAATATCTTTCAAAGGGAACCGGCGGAGTATTATTTTTAGCCCCTACAAGAGTTCTAGTCAATCAGCATTATGAATTTCTCAAAAACAATCTCACCATAGAGGACATCTCCCTCATCACCGGAGAAGACTCAATTCAACACAGGGCAAGACTTTGGACAAGCAGCATAATTTGCGCAACACCGGAGATTGCCAGAAACGATCTTAACAGAGAACTAGTATCCTCAAAGCAGTTCAACCTCGTAATTTTTGACGAGGTTCACAGAACCGTCGGAGATTATGCCTATTCGGGCATTGCTCAGCGTTTTGAGGGTTCGTCTGCAAGGATTGTGGGAATGACGGCCACCTTACCAAGTGAAAAGGAAAAAGCCACCGAAATTTTAACAAAGCTCAGAATTACCAGCGTTGCAGAACGAACAGAAGACAGTCCGGACGTAAAGCCATACACCCAGAAAACGGAAACTGAATGGATAAACGTAGAACTTCCGGCGGAACTAAAGGAGATTCAGACATTGATAAAATTAGCATTGGATGAAAGGTATGACACCCTAAGAAAAAATGGAATTCGCCTCACAGAGCAGCAATCCCTTTCGGCCCTACTCAAAAACAGGCCGTTTGTATTGTCCCAAAACAGAAGCTCAGCAAAACCGCTATTCACTGCAATCAGAATTCATTATGCACTAAACATTCTTGAAGCGCATGGTATTACTCCATTTTTAAAATTTTGTAACCGTGCAAAATCAAAAAAAGGTATTGGAGTAAAAGACCTGTTTGAGCTTGATCCAAACTTTACAAGAGCCATTAGTTTGGCAAAAGAGGCACAATCGCATGGAATAGAGCACTCAAAGATTCCAAAGCTCAAGGAAATCATAGAATCTGTCCCAGGCAAGGTATTGATTTTTACAAGCTATCGGGATTCTGTTGATCTGATTTTTGATCAGCTTACAAAGCTTGGAATTTCTGCAGGAATACTGATTGGCAAGTCGGGAGTGACAGGGTTAAAACAAAAGAAACAGATTGAGACCGTGCAGAATTTCAGAGACGGACTTTTTCGGGCTTTGGTTGCCACCAGAGTCGGAGAAGAGGGATTGGACATTGCCGAAGTCAATCAGGTAATTTTCTATGACAACGTGCCAAGCTCTGTGAGATTCATACAGAGAAGGGGAAGAACCGGAAGAAAAGATACAGGCAAGCTGGTGGTGCTGATTGCAAAAAATACAATAGATGAGACATACTACTGGATAGGACGACGTAAGATGACTGCTGCAAAGTCAATGGGGAGTCAGATGACGCAGGTTCTAGAAAAAAATCAGGGAATTGAATCAAAAAAAACTGGACTGGATGCGTTTCTCTAG
- a CDS encoding deoxycytidylate deaminase translates to MKVSFDRPDWDEYFMLQAELAKLRSNCLTRQVGAVIVRDNRQLATGYNGTPPGIKNCFEGGCKRCQLRMEGKIKSGDSLDRCLCNHAEANAIMHCAILGIEAGVKGAILYTTFVPCLECTKMAITIGIKKFVCLDVYPETDYDLLKEAGVEVIHLDKSKIERWAKELVAKYENSV, encoded by the coding sequence GTGAAAGTTTCTTTTGACAGGCCTGATTGGGATGAATATTTTATGCTTCAAGCAGAGCTTGCCAAACTGCGTTCAAATTGCTTAACCCGACAAGTAGGTGCAGTAATTGTCAGAGACAACAGACAGCTGGCAACCGGATACAACGGAACACCTCCTGGCATCAAAAATTGCTTTGAGGGTGGATGCAAGAGATGTCAGCTTAGAATGGAGGGCAAGATTAAATCCGGAGATTCCCTTGACCGGTGCCTGTGCAATCATGCGGAGGCAAATGCCATTATGCATTGTGCAATTCTAGGAATTGAAGCTGGGGTAAAAGGGGCGATTCTGTATACTACGTTTGTTCCATGCCTGGAATGTACCAAAATGGCAATTACGATCGGAATCAAAAAATTTGTCTGTCTTGACGTGTATCCTGAAACGGATTATGATCTGTTAAAGGAAGCTGGAGTTGAAGTCATACATTTGGATAAAAGCAAAATTGAGAGATGGGCAAAAGAACTAGTGGCAAAGTACGAAAATTCTGTGTGA
- a CDS encoding DNA-directed DNA polymerase I, protein MQANMEDSKKIESMLPAMLVSAAYDGVLKSVVLKFYEPESKKLILWHDETGHRPYCYSRLSHEELDFLQERDDVLKIESVKKYDLIKDHEIQLSKIIADNPLAIGGNFGESIRNQIETWESDIKYYETYLYDRELIVGKYYEIKDGNIVPHDLEISGEVKLALKSLLWDKVDSNSMVDAEEFKTFISQWADLLNQPIPRLKRLSVDIEVEAVVGRIPDPKLAEKKVTAIGLKGSDGFDQIFVLKTEGTKEGTNELEPNIKIKFYELSGEKKMIEDAFEIVKTFPFVLTYNGDEFDLPYLYNRAERLGIKNSENPFYMMRDSATLKEGVHLDLYKILSNRSFQIYVFSQKYTDFSLNSVSKALLGKEKIDYGLKFDELSLYQTANYCYNDALLTYELTSFNHDLLIDILVIIARIGRMPMDDIARLGVSQWIRSLLYYEHRRRNCLIPKREDLQKRSEGVMSDAVIKDKKYRGGLVVEPKEGIHFDVVVMDFASLYPSIIKVRNLSYETVRCGHEECKKEIIPQTNHWTCSKKNGLTSLIIGSLRDLRVNYYKSLSKKETLTDDQRQQYTVVSQALKVILNASYGVMGAEIFPLYFLPVAEATTAIGRHTILETIKKCEVHGIEVLYGDTDSLFLKNPTPEQIHLIIEQAKKDHGVDLEIDKTYRYCVLSNRKKNYLGVTKSGKVDVKGLTGKKSHTPAFIKKLFYELVEILSKVQTMDDFVKAKQQISEKISICGKKVEAKEIPLEDLTFNVMLSKAPSEYVKTIPQHIRAAKQLESIREIKKGDKISFIKILNKPGVKPVELAKKEEIDSKKYMEFLESTLEQITSSMDLDFDTMLGKPKQTGLDEFFWS, encoded by the coding sequence ATGCAAGCAAATATGGAAGATAGCAAAAAAATTGAATCCATGTTGCCTGCAATGCTGGTGTCAGCTGCATATGACGGCGTTTTGAAATCAGTTGTCTTAAAATTCTACGAGCCAGAGTCTAAAAAGCTAATTCTTTGGCATGATGAAACTGGTCACAGGCCATATTGCTATTCAAGACTGTCTCACGAAGAATTGGATTTTCTTCAAGAAAGGGATGACGTGCTAAAGATAGAATCTGTCAAAAAATATGATTTAATTAAAGACCATGAAATACAACTGTCAAAAATAATTGCAGATAATCCACTGGCAATAGGTGGGAATTTTGGAGAAAGCATACGAAACCAAATTGAAACATGGGAATCTGACATCAAATACTATGAAACTTATCTTTATGATAGAGAATTAATCGTTGGAAAGTATTACGAGATAAAAGATGGAAATATTGTCCCTCATGATTTGGAAATTTCAGGAGAGGTAAAACTTGCATTGAAAAGCTTGCTGTGGGACAAGGTTGACAGTAACAGCATGGTGGATGCAGAAGAGTTTAAAACATTCATTTCGCAATGGGCAGATTTGCTGAACCAGCCAATTCCAAGGCTAAAGAGACTCAGCGTGGACATTGAGGTGGAAGCTGTAGTTGGAAGAATCCCAGACCCAAAGCTTGCAGAAAAAAAAGTTACAGCTATCGGACTGAAGGGCTCTGACGGATTTGATCAGATCTTTGTACTCAAAACTGAGGGAACAAAAGAGGGAACAAATGAGCTGGAACCGAACATCAAGATCAAGTTCTATGAGTTAAGTGGTGAGAAAAAAATGATAGAGGATGCATTTGAAATAGTCAAGACATTTCCATTTGTTTTGACATACAACGGAGATGAGTTTGATTTGCCATATCTGTACAACAGGGCAGAACGATTGGGGATAAAAAATTCAGAAAACCCATTTTACATGATGAGGGATTCAGCAACTCTGAAAGAAGGTGTACACCTTGATTTATACAAAATCCTTTCGAATCGCTCGTTTCAAATTTATGTTTTCAGTCAAAAGTATACTGACTTTTCGCTAAACAGCGTCTCAAAGGCATTGCTTGGAAAAGAGAAGATAGACTATGGGCTGAAATTTGATGAGCTTTCGCTTTACCAAACGGCAAATTACTGCTACAATGATGCCTTGCTTACGTATGAGCTGACAAGCTTCAACCATGACTTGCTGATTGACATTCTTGTCATCATTGCAAGGATTGGAAGAATGCCGATGGATGACATTGCGAGGCTTGGAGTGTCCCAATGGATCAGGAGTCTGCTGTACTATGAACACCGAAGACGAAACTGTCTAATTCCAAAACGAGAAGATTTGCAGAAAAGATCAGAGGGGGTGATGTCTGACGCTGTGATCAAGGATAAGAAATATCGTGGCGGTCTAGTTGTAGAGCCAAAGGAGGGAATTCATTTTGATGTGGTGGTGATGGATTTTGCAAGCCTGTATCCCAGTATCATAAAGGTTCGAAACTTGTCCTATGAGACTGTAAGATGCGGTCACGAAGAATGCAAAAAAGAAATTATTCCTCAGACTAATCACTGGACATGTTCTAAGAAAAATGGCCTTACCTCATTGATCATAGGCTCATTGCGAGACTTGAGGGTGAATTATTACAAGAGCTTGTCTAAAAAGGAGACTCTAACCGATGATCAAAGACAGCAATACACCGTAGTCAGCCAGGCACTCAAAGTGATTCTAAATGCAAGTTATGGAGTAATGGGTGCTGAAATATTTCCATTGTATTTTCTACCTGTGGCAGAAGCGACAACTGCAATTGGAAGGCATACAATTTTGGAAACCATCAAGAAATGTGAAGTCCACGGAATAGAAGTCTTGTACGGGGACACGGACTCGTTGTTTCTTAAGAATCCTACTCCTGAACAAATTCATCTCATCATTGAGCAGGCAAAAAAGGATCACGGCGTAGATTTGGAAATTGACAAAACGTACAGGTACTGTGTATTGAGCAACAGAAAGAAAAACTATCTCGGGGTCACAAAGTCTGGCAAGGTTGATGTCAAGGGTCTCACTGGAAAAAAATCTCACACTCCTGCATTCATCAAAAAATTATTTTATGAACTCGTTGAAATCTTGTCCAAGGTACAAACGATGGATGACTTTGTAAAGGCAAAGCAGCAAATATCCGAAAAGATTTCAATTTGTGGTAAAAAAGTGGAAGCGAAAGAAATTCCATTGGAGGACTTGACGTTTAACGTGATGCTAAGCAAGGCGCCATCAGAATATGTAAAAACAATCCCTCAGCATATCCGGGCTGCAAAGCAGCTAGAGTCAATCAGGGAGATAAAGAAGGGGGACAAAATCTCGTTTATCAAAATCCTGAACAAACCTGGAGTAAAGCCTGTGGAACTTGCAAAGAAAGAAGAGATTGATTCTAAGAAATACATGGAGTTCCTAGAGTCGACGTTGGAACAAATCACATCATCCATGGATTTGGACTTTGACACGATGCTGGGAAAACCAAAACAAACAGGATTGGATGAATTCTTTTGGAGTTAG
- the tpiA gene encoding triose-phosphate isomerase, giving the protein MFVINCKNYEEISGDKIIKFVKTAEKVSKKYKVKIVISPPQHLIGLVSNSSIPILAQHVDDSKVGSTTGFVIPELLKKSKVAGSLINHSEHRISSNEIKKLILKLSDLKMMSILCVKDVAEVRKYLKMNPDYIAIEPPELIGSGKAVSTEKPELIAKAASIVNGSKNKTKLLCGAGIVSGEDVAKAAELGSEGILVASGIIKAKNWNKTISEFSKALV; this is encoded by the coding sequence ATGTTTGTAATTAATTGCAAGAATTATGAAGAAATTTCAGGAGATAAAATAATCAAGTTTGTAAAAACGGCAGAGAAAGTGTCAAAAAAATATAAAGTAAAAATTGTAATTTCACCGCCGCAACATCTGATCGGTTTGGTGTCAAATAGCTCAATTCCAATTTTGGCTCAACATGTAGATGACTCTAAAGTTGGAAGTACGACGGGATTTGTAATCCCTGAACTATTGAAGAAATCTAAAGTGGCGGGATCGTTGATCAATCACAGTGAACATAGAATTTCAAGTAACGAAATCAAAAAACTAATTTTAAAATTGAGTGACCTAAAGATGATGTCCATTCTTTGTGTAAAGGATGTGGCAGAAGTCAGAAAATACCTCAAGATGAATCCTGATTACATTGCAATAGAGCCTCCGGAGTTGATTGGATCTGGCAAGGCAGTATCTACAGAAAAACCTGAACTTATTGCAAAGGCTGCAAGCATAGTCAACGGATCAAAAAATAAGACCAAACTACTTTGTGGTGCGGGCATTGTATCCGGTGAAGATGTGGCAAAAGCTGCGGAGCTTGGATCAGAGGGGATCTTGGTTGCAAGTGGAATCATCAAAGCAAAAAATTGGAATAAAACTATTTCAGAATTTTCCAAGGCATTAGTTTAA
- a CDS encoding pyruvate, phosphate dikinase — translation MAKNKPVYAFEEADSKKRMLLGGKGAGLSEMTRLKLPVPPGFTITTEVCNAYYDNKQKLPKDVMPAVMKNISKMEKKTGKKWNSTKNPLLVSVRSGAAISMPGMMDTILNLGLNEKTVEGFAEQTKNPRFSWDSYRRFIQLFGKVVFGVNDEKFDEVLDSAKTKQGVADDSKLTVESLKVIVSEYKKICEEHTKRKFPDSPDEQLILSIEAVFKSWMGERAIVYREKNNITKDIANGTAVNVVTMVFGNMGDDSATGVVFTRNGHNGKKELEGEYLINAQGEDVVAGVRTGMSIELLKKDMPKSHKELSNACAKLEKHFREPQDIEFTIEQGKFYLLQTRTAKMSASALVKTSADMVKEKLIDRSKALTRIPAQQLEALLHRTMDESKVKDYKLLAKGIAASPGAASGIVEFNVKKAIELGDAGNKVILVRKETKPEDVPAFFSSEGILTSLGGKSSHAAIVSRGMGKPCIVGCPELKINYDDETCTANGITIKAGETISINGSEGTVYVGDIPTVEPKMTKDFEQILAWAQKTKTLGIRANADTPEGAKLARKFGAQGIGLCRTERMFNGSDRINLFVEMIMAENIEERNKILSKLGQLQKSDFIEILEAMEGYEVTIRLLDPPLHEFLPNPEELVEKIQKLESDGKTDDVGKAKVVLKRARELAEINPMMGHRGVRVGITYPEIYEMQIRSVFDALVELTKKKIKAHPQIMIPQISSIDELNHIKKIYDAIKKETEAKHKMKLKINFGTMIEVVRAALTANELATTAEFFSFGTNDLTQGTFSFSREDVEGKFLPEYMEKELLERNPFQSIDVNGVGSLIKMGVSAGRALRPNMEVGICGEHGGDPSSIKFCHGEGLSYVSASPHRIPIAIVAAAQAAIEQPNKAKSKAKPKKK, via the coding sequence ATGGCAAAAAACAAGCCCGTTTATGCATTTGAAGAAGCAGACAGCAAAAAAAGAATGCTTCTTGGTGGAAAAGGTGCAGGATTGAGTGAGATGACTCGATTGAAACTCCCAGTACCGCCGGGCTTTACGATCACAACTGAAGTTTGTAACGCGTATTATGATAACAAACAAAAACTTCCAAAAGATGTCATGCCTGCAGTAATGAAAAATATTTCAAAAATGGAAAAAAAGACAGGCAAGAAATGGAATTCTACAAAAAATCCGCTGTTGGTTTCTGTTAGATCCGGCGCTGCAATCTCAATGCCTGGAATGATGGATACTATTCTAAATTTGGGATTAAATGAAAAAACGGTAGAAGGATTTGCAGAACAGACAAAAAATCCCAGATTTTCATGGGATTCGTATAGGCGATTTATTCAGTTATTTGGAAAAGTCGTTTTTGGAGTAAATGATGAGAAATTTGACGAAGTGTTGGATTCTGCAAAAACTAAACAAGGAGTTGCAGATGACAGCAAGCTTACTGTGGAATCGTTAAAAGTAATTGTATCCGAATACAAAAAAATCTGTGAAGAACACACAAAAAGGAAATTCCCTGACAGTCCTGATGAGCAATTAATACTGTCAATTGAGGCTGTTTTCAAAAGCTGGATGGGTGAAAGGGCAATAGTTTATCGTGAAAAGAATAACATTACAAAAGATATCGCCAACGGGACTGCAGTCAACGTGGTTACAATGGTATTTGGAAATATGGGTGACGACAGTGCAACAGGAGTAGTATTTACAAGAAATGGTCATAACGGAAAGAAAGAGCTTGAAGGCGAGTATCTGATCAATGCACAAGGGGAAGATGTTGTTGCAGGGGTAAGAACGGGAATGAGCATTGAATTGTTAAAAAAAGACATGCCAAAGTCACACAAGGAACTTAGCAATGCATGTGCAAAACTGGAAAAACATTTCAGAGAGCCTCAGGATATTGAGTTTACAATTGAACAGGGAAAATTCTATTTACTTCAAACAAGAACTGCAAAGATGAGTGCATCTGCACTGGTAAAAACATCTGCAGACATGGTAAAGGAAAAATTAATTGATAGAAGCAAAGCGCTTACAAGAATACCTGCACAGCAATTGGAGGCATTGCTTCACAGGACAATGGATGAATCAAAAGTTAAAGATTATAAATTATTGGCAAAAGGAATTGCCGCATCTCCGGGGGCTGCAAGCGGGATAGTTGAATTTAATGTTAAGAAGGCAATAGAGTTGGGAGATGCGGGAAACAAAGTAATTTTGGTAAGAAAAGAAACTAAACCTGAAGACGTTCCTGCATTCTTTTCTTCAGAGGGTATACTGACAAGTCTGGGTGGAAAATCATCACATGCGGCAATTGTCTCGCGAGGAATGGGCAAGCCATGTATTGTGGGTTGTCCTGAACTAAAGATCAATTATGACGATGAGACCTGTACTGCAAACGGAATTACAATAAAGGCCGGAGAAACAATTTCAATTAACGGAAGCGAGGGTACTGTCTATGTCGGAGATATTCCGACAGTCGAGCCAAAAATGACAAAAGACTTTGAACAAATTTTGGCATGGGCACAGAAAACAAAAACACTGGGAATACGGGCAAATGCCGATACGCCCGAAGGGGCAAAACTTGCAAGAAAGTTTGGTGCTCAGGGAATTGGACTGTGCAGAACAGAGAGAATGTTCAACGGCAGTGATAGAATTAACCTGTTTGTAGAAATGATCATGGCTGAAAACATTGAAGAGCGAAACAAAATACTAAGTAAATTGGGACAGCTGCAAAAAAGTGACTTTATTGAAATTCTGGAGGCAATGGAAGGCTATGAGGTTACCATTAGATTGCTGGATCCGCCATTGCATGAGTTCTTGCCTAATCCTGAGGAATTAGTTGAAAAAATTCAGAAATTGGAATCTGATGGAAAAACAGATGATGTAGGCAAGGCAAAAGTTGTTTTAAAGAGGGCCAGAGAACTTGCAGAAATTAACCCCATGATGGGCCATAGGGGCGTGAGAGTGGGAATTACGTATCCTGAAATCTATGAGATGCAAATTAGATCAGTATTTGACGCCCTGGTGGAGTTGACAAAGAAAAAAATCAAGGCACATCCGCAAATCATGATTCCTCAAATCAGCAGCATTGATGAGCTAAACCATATCAAGAAAATCTATGACGCAATAAAGAAAGAAACTGAAGCAAAACACAAGATGAAACTAAAGATTAACTTTGGAACCATGATTGAGGTTGTAAGGGCTGCACTTACTGCAAATGAACTTGCAACAACGGCAGAATTTTTCAGTTTCGGTACCAACGACCTGACGCAGGGAACATTCAGCTTCAGCCGAGAAGACGTTGAAGGAAAATTCCTTCCAGAATATATGGAAAAAGAATTGCTTGAAAGAAATCCCTTCCAATCAATTGACGTCAACGGTGTTGGCAGTCTGATAAAGATGGGGGTATCTGCAGGCAGAGCATTAAGACCTAACATGGAAGTCGGAATTTGCGGAGAGCATGGAGGAGATCCTAGTTCGATCAAGTTCTGTCACGGTGAAGGTCTAAGCTATGTCAGTGCGTCACCGCATAGAATTCCTATCGCAATTGTCGCAGCAGCACAAGCTGCAATTGAGCAACCAAATAAAGCAAAATCCAAGGCTAAACCAAAGAAAAAATAA
- a CDS encoding helix-turn-helix domain-containing protein: protein MLPRIDSIKQIRLKIGITQKKLANMTGVSTSMINQIESGRSQPSYETAKKIFESLSKLEGESSSHTAGDFCSTDIVKLKPSNTLHDAIKKMHQSSISQIPVFRDSDVVGMVSEDGIVKHLADLGDAELKKSKLEDTMESVPPIVDWDTPANVLVPLIRYSKCILVSKKSKIMGIITASDTLKMME, encoded by the coding sequence TTGCTACCTAGAATTGACTCGATAAAACAAATTAGACTGAAGATAGGAATCACTCAAAAAAAACTTGCAAATATGACTGGAGTCAGCACGTCGATGATCAATCAGATAGAGTCCGGAAGAAGTCAGCCAAGCTATGAAACAGCAAAGAAGATCTTTGAGAGTCTTTCTAAACTGGAGGGAGAATCGTCTTCTCACACTGCAGGGGATTTTTGCAGCACTGACATTGTAAAGCTAAAGCCTTCGAACACGCTTCATGACGCAATCAAGAAAATGCATCAGTCCTCAATTAGCCAAATACCTGTCTTCAGAGATTCAGACGTGGTGGGGATGGTGTCTGAAGATGGAATCGTAAAGCATCTGGCAGATCTGGGTGATGCAGAACTAAAAAAATCCAAACTGGAAGACACCATGGAGTCCGTTCCGCCCATAGTTGATTGGGATACGCCTGCAAACGTCTTGGTTCCATTGATAAGATATTCCAAGTGTATACTGGTCTCAAAAAAATCAAAAATCATGGGAATTATCACGGCGTCTGACACTTTGAAAATGATGGAATGA
- the mce gene encoding methylmalonyl-CoA epimerase, with the protein MKIDHVAIAVNDVEKAAKTYQQALGIDSIEFETVESEGVKVAIIHLENGRVELMQPTNDTSPIKKFLDKKGEGLHHMALETNDIKGEVERMEGCGIQFLGKIRPGSAGTKVTFIHPKSLHGVLAELCSHPN; encoded by the coding sequence ATGAAAATTGATCATGTCGCAATAGCAGTAAATGACGTGGAAAAAGCCGCTAAAACATACCAACAAGCACTAGGGATAGACAGCATAGAATTTGAAACTGTGGAATCTGAAGGCGTGAAAGTTGCAATCATTCATTTGGAGAATGGCAGAGTGGAGCTTATGCAGCCTACAAATGACACCAGTCCGATTAAGAAATTTCTAGATAAAAAAGGTGAAGGATTACACCACATGGCATTGGAGACAAACGACATAAAAGGAGAAGTGGAGAGAATGGAAGGGTGTGGAATACAATTTTTAGGCAAAATCAGACCAGGTTCTGCAGGAACCAAAGTTACTTTTATTCATCCAAAGTCATTGCACGGTGTTTTGGCAGAATTGTGCTCTCACCCCAATTGA